The genomic stretch TGGAGCTCAGAAATAATGACTGTGGCCAACAAAAGACTGGCATGTCGATGTGCAAATGAGCACATTAGCGTGTACAGAATATCAAGGGATTACTCCACTGAAGTAACACTGGTGTCTAATTTacaatagtgtgtgtgtgtgtgtgtgtgtgtgtgtatgtgtgtgtgtgaccaagACAGGGACTTATCGGGCCTTACCGGCTTTGCTGTTGCTGGTGATGCTGCTGCCGGTGCGGGTGCTGCTGCCTTCTCCGCCTCTGCAGGCTTTGCCATCCAACTGTTGACACGTCCGGTCACGCCACCTTTGAGACCAGCCAAATCCTGGGAAACGAGATATCTCAAACACTCAATCACACATCAGCAAACCTCTCTACGCTTCCCTCCCGTCTATATCCCCCTCACCTTGTTGGCAGGGGCCGGACtttcagaggagctgctgatgtTGCCTTTCTCCCACATGCTCTTGATGTTGCGTGTGCCTCCTGTAGGAATATCTACCATTGGAGACTTGGGGGATTTGACTTCTTTGTTTCCCTGTGGAAACAAAGGATGGAGGACATAATAAAGGCCAGAAGCAAATACAGCAACTGAGGATCAGAGGTGGAAAGTAACCTTTCCACCATAGCAGTTTtaaataacataaaatggaaatactcattccattttatgttatttaatACTTCTATGGCGCCACATTTTACAGGCAAATATTGAGCATTTACTCcacaacatttatttgatgGCTGTAGCTACGGGttattactactactagtaCGATTATTAGTACTTTATTACTATTTTATAACAAAAACATATAATAATCTCTTTGTCTTACAACCCTTTAGAAAACTCATTGTCTTATCATGTTTAAGATGTGGCTGAGTTGTTATCAGGTCCATCAAAGACTGATTCCCCCTCTAAACTTCTCAGATGACACAATTTAAAAAGGTGTTTGAGGCTGAAAGAGGTAAAATTATTTAATATcgaagaaaataagaaagatTTGAAATGTTCATagcaaaactgttttttatcCTTTCTAACCTCATTAATCATCTCAAATCAGATTTACCTTAAAACTGGTAGTTAAAACTAACTCTGCCTTGACCAGCAGTAAAATGCTACGTACACTCTGATCATCACCAgtccaataatgtaataaaaatattttattctttttgcacatctaatgcttttattttgtcattttaagtacattttctgaTAGTTCTTCTGCACTTTTACATTAGTGGGATTTtgagtgcaggacttttatGTGTGATGGAGTAACCTTACACGGTTGTTTTGGTACTTTCATTCTAGTAAAgtcttcttccaccactgctgatgGTGAATAACATTGCTGAGTCTCACCTGGATGGCAGTGGTGTACTGATCCAGTCTGTTGCCTATCTTGGAGACAATTGGAGAGTGAGACACTCTGGGTGTGGTGCTGTGTGAATGAACAGCGTATGGGACATTAATACAACTTCCCAGTATTAGACTCATTCATTGCAGTGTGAAATACCTTTGATGGCTCACCTTTTCTGAGCTGATTTGCTCAAGAATTCTGCCTTCTCCCCGATCTGCATGAGACAGCATAGTTTGAGGTTATAACGCAATCTGTCACTGACATGCAGAAATAAACCCTGACATGGTCAAGCTGCTCTGGCTTCCTTCTTGACTCCAAAACGACCTCGCTGAGAGGCAGACCAGTCCGTCCCCGGGGAGGTCTCTCTGTACTTGGACACTGTGTTGGTTGGTGCCTGAATGATTGAACTGGAGAATTTGGTTGTCAGGGAGccaggatacacacacacacacacacacacacacgcacacacacacacacagctaagacacacactcacagacacacacacacacacacacacacacacagtactgtcGTTCAAGATGAATTATACCTCCCGTATGTGAGCAGAGCACACAATTCTCAACATTCCTCCAAAAATACTCCAGCAGGAAAATTACCCAGTGGTGGGCTTCTTCGACAACAGCCATATATGAGTAGAGCAAAGATGCCGGCTCGcatctttttcctttgtttattCCTGTCAACTAACAATATATGGGTGATATCTGAggaattaaaaatataaatgaaaaaggaaatagTAAAACAAACAAGTGCAATATGCCACAAAGCAAGTTTGACCATAGAGGGGGTGATGACAATGATGCTTATTTCATAGCTGGTTGTAAACACTATACTGAACTCTAAGACGTGAACCTTTGCTCTGAAACTCACCTTTGAGGAGCCTTTGGGACTGATAGCAAAGGCAGGTTTTACAggctcttcctccttctgtttcttcttctctgcagcctccgccctcctcttctctatctcctccctcatcctcttcctctcctcctgttaAAAACACCACAGTTTGCTGTCACACTTTTGGGGTCAAGAAAATTGATCAGTGTGGAATTTTTCATGTCATATAATTTATTCCTGAATGTAAAACCCATCCTCACCTGTTCTTTGGCCTTCTTGTCCTCCACCTCTtgtttcctctgcctctcctcctcctccatgaccttcctcctctcctctctcttcctcttcagctcctccagctcggCCTCGGCgtcctgctgcttctgtttcatcTTCTCAAACTCCACGCTTTCTGCGTCGTTTCGTCGGCGCTTCAGTTCCTGCAGCTTACGCTCGGCCTCCTGTCGCTCTTTCTCGTCTGCCTTGGTGGAGGGAACATTgtccctgctcacacacacacacacacacacacacacaactactcAGTGATCAGTGcactgttagcctgttagcatgctaacatttggtaaATAGCACTTTAAACACCCTCTCATGTTGAAACGACAGATCCTGGAAACTTTACCTTGatgtcttctctgttttcttaaGTTTATTCTCAATGAGAGCTCCATTCTGTTTGGTTGGTTCATTCTtgcatgaagaggaaaaaaaaagttagacaTCAAcagacttttcttcttcttatatCTTCCATATTGGAGAACAATACATGTGGTACAATGAATGACAATCAATTTTGCTTTACCTTTTCCTTTAAACCAAATCTCTTCGGCTTCTCCTCCTTTacacagaggagacaaatggagaaaaaaaaaattaaaacaatgaaaacaggagatttatttaaaaagcaTATTGTTGACAAACCCACAAAAAAGCTATTAAACGCTATTGCAATGAAAGACCGGGCAGTGAATGCAACGCAGATGTAAACTGAAGACACATGACAGCGACATCCTCCGGCACCTCTTTCATCCATGtggcaaacaaaacactgactgcaCAGAACAAAACCATATCACACAGCAAATATCTGCAAAGCGAGAAGAAAAGCCTGGACAGATCAAATGTGGTCCCCCAGCGTCACTTTGTCTTCAGGATTACAGACCTGTGACACGTTAAAATGTCTGTTGCTTTACAGATGGGGGACATTAATACCAGCGTTCATTTGAGCTTTCCAGGTTTTTGAAGTGGCTGTTGGTGAAAAGACCAATAAATCACATCAGtacctcttctttcttcttcttctcttccagcTCTCTCTTCTTGcgcctttcctcttcctcttttttcttcttctcctcagcctcctttttccgcttttcctcctcttctttcttcttttcttccatcTCCTTTttccgtctctcctcctcttctttcttcttcttctcttccagctctttcttcttctgcttttcttcctcctcctttttcttcttctcttccatctctctccggtgtttttcttcctcttctttcttcttcttttctgccatttccttttttagtttttcctcctcctctttcttctgtcgCTCTTCCATctcccttttctgtttttccgcctcttcttttttcattttttcctccatctcctttttctctttttcttcttcctcttttctcagcctctcctccatttccttttgctgtttttcctcctcttccctcttcttcctttcctcctcctcctttagcTGCcgttcttcttcctctctcttgagcttttcctccatttctcttttttgcttttcttcctcttctatcctcagcttttcttccatttctttttgttgtctttcctcttcttctttctgcttcctttcttcctcctccttgtcaACCTCAGGAACAGCTTCCTCTTCAGCATCTTTCTGTCCTAAATCAGGCTGCTCGACCTCTTCTTCTGTTGCTGCAGGCTTctcctcagtctcctcctgTCAAACAAGTTAAATTTGCTTTGCGTCAGTTTATGTACAAACAACATTAAGCTAACAGAAAATCTAAAAGTAGAGATATTACCTCGTTTGTTGTGCTCGCTGTTCTTGATTCCTCAACAGATTCCTGTCAAGAGTAAAAAAACATAAGCTACAGCAGAAAAATCTCAGTCTTGCTCTTTGTATAAAATCTTCAGACATCTTTCACTTTACCTCATCTTCCTTCTttgcctcttcctctttcctccaggAGTTTGTATCAGTGTCTGCCACCTGCTCCTGGGctgcttccttctcctcttcctctgtgtgtcgctgtctgctgctgctgatggaggacTGCTCTTCCAGCGCGCTGTCCGTGCCATTGGTGGTGCTTATGGTGGGGTCAAGCTCCTTCTGCCTCTCCATggcctccttcattctcctctgTCTGCGCTCCTCCCTCTTGGCCAGACGCTCTAGCAAAGCCTCGTCATCATCTGCATGTTCCCCACCGGTTGTGGTGGAAGACTCGGTCTCCGTCACACTGTAAGAACATGAAATCCAAATGAAATTCAAGTGTATCCGTCTTTAATCTGATGATGACTGGGAGCATATTCCAAACAGAAGAACCTCTACGAAGAACAGATCTCCTCATGCAGTCTCATACACCCATGACATATCCAGTATATTCTTGCTTATCACAAAAGAGGTGTGGTGCACTACTCAACATGGCAGTCTGCATGATTAACAGAAGACTTGATTTCAATTCAGCCTCCACAGTTAGCCAAGAGAGTCTTTAttacagagcagctctgttctgtACAATTTGAAgggggtttttttgttggtttttttttgaggggaatatttttcagcagcacttgAGCAGATGCCTGGGCAGTCCTCCAGGTACGACAGAACAAGTTACCTAACAACATCGTCTGATGCTAATGTAACTGCAGCTGCTTGGGCTGCAGTTTCATGGTCAAGAGAttgactgacagcagaccaGCAGTGGCATGGATTACTGTAAAGTGTCATAGTTTACTTTTAATTCTTAACAAGTCGACAGTCAGTAGCCACACTAAACTTTCTGGCCTCTTAGTCCTGAACATACCTGAGGATAATCAAGTATTGAGCGCAGCATACTGTAAATCCACCCAGCTTACTAGCAGAAGGATCCACCAGACATCACTTCTCTACTGTCCAATTCATGACATCAACTCTTTTGTCTGCTTCGGTCTGCAGCTGGGAGCTGGGAGCACCGCTGGGAGGCGTCTGTCTTGCCAATCTTGTTTTCCTGATTTGTCCCACTACAGAGATTCATAGTTTGCTTTATACCTGTTAGTGTTTATCACATCAGTGGTCCCAGACTCCTCTAATtccctcatcctcttcctctcctcccttgcACGTCTCCTTTGCTCCCgagcttcctcctcatcatcgtcattgGTGCAGCCCATGCTGTAAAcatcacacatacagatacGTAGTACAATGCAAGTACATGCAAGTGGCAAAACCTAccaaaatatttacaaaatagACTGAACAGCATATGTAACTCCTTGGTATTTGCATTCATCATTACACGTTTCATCAGAAAATCAGCCTTGTTTGTATCTGAGCATGTAAACATCAACTATTAAAAGATATTGGAAATACAGACTAAATAAAATGTGCTTGTAACCCCTTATTTCTGATCTTAGTGTGATAGAATCTGTGATTAGTTAATTCATTTGATGGATTCTTATGAGCTAAAGGTAGcgtttcaccagaaaaaaagcaaaaacgtTTAGATTTAATTTGTGTAACTGAAGTATTTGATGGCCCCTCTCATTTAGGTTGTGAACCTCTGATAAAAGCCACGCTGTCTCAAGATAATCTCTTAAGGAATGATGGAGATGGGGGAACAGACTAAGACATAATAAGAAACACACATTGAACATGTGTCTGAGATCTAAATGTCACAAGAAGAAATTGAGGTTGAAGAAATCCGACCTCATGGCAATATATTtaatcagagacagagataatACTTGCAAGAAAAGGGGGTGAAAAAAGAGGAATCTTTACCCTCCTGTCCTTCCCATCTCACTCACATCCTGCCACTGACCTTCATCCAACTGTGAGTACATCCACAGTGAGACTTTTAAGCATGTCAGGCTGCGTCTTTGCAAGCATCACCAGGCTTTATGAGGCGCAGAAAGAGCTTGAAATGGCTCATTGATAGAGCGCCGGCATTAtttccctctgctcttcctgAATCCGCAGCACAATGATTTACAGATGTtgtgagaggaagaggtgatGGGAACCACAAgaatcctctctgtcttcaaaACAGAAACGACTCAAACTGAACGGAAGTCCAACAAATCCTCAGACAAAGCCTCATCCGAATGGCACGGGTCGCCCCGAGAAATCACTGAGGAAGTCATTCAATTCAATAGCACACCACCCGAAGCCAGAGGCCTGCTGTGAGAGTGCCGTCAAAATGTTAGAGTTAGATTTCCAGACGACCAAACCCAAGGGACATGAAACATACTGAACAGAGGGAAATCTGCTGAGTTTCTTGGCTAACGGGAGAAACTGTGCGAGATGAATTAAAAGAGACTGGGCGATGCATTCAGAGCAGGCTATCTGGTtctgaaataaaaatggcaGTCAAAACATTCCAGCGTCTGCAGCATTTGCTcgggctgcagagaggaggtgggaggcTGGGGGTGCGGTGAGGGGCAGA from Chaetodon auriga isolate fChaAug3 chromosome 6, fChaAug3.hap1, whole genome shotgun sequence encodes the following:
- the LOC143322189 gene encoding uncharacterized protein LOC143322189 isoform X2, which encodes MDDDFDRRMELRRQRREQMRLEADNMGCTNDDDEEEAREQRRRAREERKRMRELEESGTTDVINTNSVTETESSTTTGGEHADDDEALLERLAKREERRQRRMKEAMERQKELDPTISTTNGTDSALEEQSSISSSRQRHTEEEEKEAAQEQVADTDTNSWRKEEEAKKEDEESVEESRTASTTNEEETEEKPAATEEEVEQPDLGQKDAEEEAVPEVDKEEEERKQKEEEERQQKEMEEKLRIEEEEKQKREMEEKLKREEEERQLKEEEERKKREEEEKQQKEMEERLRKEEEEKEKKEMEEKMKKEEAEKQKREMEERQKKEEEEKLKKEMAEKKKKEEEEKHRREMEEKKKKEEEEKQKKKELEEKKKKEEEERRKKEMEEKKKEEEEKRKKEAEEKKKKEEEERRKKRELEEKKKKEEEEKPKRFGLKEKNEPTKQNGALIENKLKKTEKTSRDNVPSTKADEKERQEAERKLQELKRRRNDAESVEFEKMKQKQQDAEAELEELKRKREERRKVMEEEERQRKQEVEDKKAKEQEERKRMREEIEKRRAEAAEKKKQKEEEPVKPAFAISPKGSSKIGEKAEFLSKSAQKSTTPRVSHSPIVSKIGNRLDQYTTAIQGNKEVKSPKSPMVDIPTGGTRNIKSMWEKGNISSSSESPAPANKDLAGLKGGVTGRVNSWMAKPAEAEKAAAPAPAAASPATAKPDVKPGDISNKRGMWETKKGSAPAKVAVGGKNKFGTNAGVRP
- the LOC143322189 gene encoding uncharacterized protein LOC143322189 isoform X3 → MDDDFDRRMELRRQRREQMRLEADNMGCTNDDDEEEAREQRRRAREERKRMRELEESGTTDVINTNSVTETESSTTTGGEHADDDEALLERLAKREERRQRRMKEAMERQKELDPTISTTNGTDSALEEQSSISSSRQRHTEEEEKEAAQEQVADTDTNSWRKEEEAKKEDEESVEESRTASTTNEEETEEKPAATEEEVEQPDLGQKDAEEEAVPEVDKEEEERKQKEEEERQQKEMEEKLRIEEEEKQKREMEEKLKREEEERQLKEEEERKKREEEEKQQKEMEERLRKEEEEKEKKEMEEKMKKEEAEKQKREMEERQKKEEEEKLKKEMAEKKKKEEEEKHRREMEEKKKKEEEEKQKKKELEEKKKKEEEERRKKEMEEKKKEEEEKRKKEAEEKKKKEEEERRKKRELEEKKKKEEEEKPKRFGLKEKNEPTKQNGALIENKLKKTEKTSSRDNVPSTKADEKERQEAERKLQELKRRRNDAESVEFEKMKQKQQDAEAELEELKRKREERRKVMEEEERQRKQEVEDKKAKEQEERKRMREEIEKRRAEAAEKKKQKEEEPVKPAFAISPKGSSKIGEKAEFLSKSAQKSTTPRVSHSPIVSKIGNRLDQYTTAIQGNKEVKSPKSPMVDIPTGGTRNIKSMWEKGNISSSSESPAPANKDLAGLKGGVTGRVNSWMAKPAEAEKAAAPAPAAASPATAKPDVKPGDISNKRGMWETKKGSAPAKVAVGGKNKFGTNGVRP
- the LOC143322189 gene encoding uncharacterized protein LOC143322189 isoform X1; the protein is MDDDFDRRMELRRQRREQMRLEADNMGCTNDDDEEEAREQRRRAREERKRMRELEESGTTDVINTNSVTETESSTTTGGEHADDDEALLERLAKREERRQRRMKEAMERQKELDPTISTTNGTDSALEEQSSISSSRQRHTEEEEKEAAQEQVADTDTNSWRKEEEAKKEDEESVEESRTASTTNEEETEEKPAATEEEVEQPDLGQKDAEEEAVPEVDKEEEERKQKEEEERQQKEMEEKLRIEEEEKQKREMEEKLKREEEERQLKEEEERKKREEEEKQQKEMEERLRKEEEEKEKKEMEEKMKKEEAEKQKREMEERQKKEEEEKLKKEMAEKKKKEEEEKHRREMEEKKKKEEEEKQKKKELEEKKKKEEEERRKKEMEEKKKEEEEKRKKEAEEKKKKEEEERRKKRELEEKKKKEEEEKPKRFGLKEKNEPTKQNGALIENKLKKTEKTSSRDNVPSTKADEKERQEAERKLQELKRRRNDAESVEFEKMKQKQQDAEAELEELKRKREERRKVMEEEERQRKQEVEDKKAKEQEERKRMREEIEKRRAEAAEKKKQKEEEPVKPAFAISPKGSSKIGEKAEFLSKSAQKSTTPRVSHSPIVSKIGNRLDQYTTAIQGNKEVKSPKSPMVDIPTGGTRNIKSMWEKGNISSSSESPAPANKDLAGLKGGVTGRVNSWMAKPAEAEKAAAPAPAAASPATAKPDVKPGDISNKRGMWETKKGSAPAKVAVGGKNKFGTNAGVRP
- the LOC143322189 gene encoding uncharacterized protein LOC143322189 isoform X4 — protein: MGCTNDDDEEEAREQRRRAREERKRMRELEESGTTDVINTNSVTETESSTTTGGEHADDDEALLERLAKREERRQRRMKEAMERQKELDPTISTTNGTDSALEEQSSISSSRQRHTEEEEKEAAQEQVADTDTNSWRKEEEAKKEDEESVEESRTASTTNEEETEEKPAATEEEVEQPDLGQKDAEEEAVPEVDKEEEERKQKEEEERQQKEMEEKLRIEEEEKQKREMEEKLKREEEERQLKEEEERKKREEEEKQQKEMEERLRKEEEEKEKKEMEEKMKKEEAEKQKREMEERQKKEEEEKLKKEMAEKKKKEEEEKHRREMEEKKKKEEEEKQKKKELEEKKKKEEEERRKKEMEEKKKEEEEKRKKEAEEKKKKEEEERRKKRELEEKKKKEEEEKPKRFGLKEKNEPTKQNGALIENKLKKTEKTSSRDNVPSTKADEKERQEAERKLQELKRRRNDAESVEFEKMKQKQQDAEAELEELKRKREERRKVMEEEERQRKQEVEDKKAKEQEERKRMREEIEKRRAEAAEKKKQKEEEPVKPAFAISPKGSSKIGEKAEFLSKSAQKSTTPRVSHSPIVSKIGNRLDQYTTAIQGNKEVKSPKSPMVDIPTGGTRNIKSMWEKGNISSSSESPAPANKDLAGLKGGVTGRVNSWMAKPAEAEKAAAPAPAAASPATAKPDVKPGDISNKRGMWETKKGSAPAKVAVGGKNKFGTNAGVRP